The Parashewanella spongiae genome has a window encoding:
- a CDS encoding glycoside hydrolase family 172 protein, translating to MFNGLGSLSHLSNARSRSITPENFSGEAGKGGMATTGTGAIPSRELGVGWKVSPSIDLKAGETFTLADINKQGMIQHIWLTKLADVKGRDLILRMYWDDQVHPSVEVPLGDFFCNGWEHYAEVNSMPVAVLPGKSYNCFWEMPFRSRAKITLENRSTCDTQIYYQVDYSETEIDKHCAYFHASFQRQNPTEPKTDFTIVDNIEGQGHYIGTYMAWGVNSPGWWGEGEVKFYIDDDKTYPTICGTGTEDYFLGSHNYDIGVAEPGKESAYSRYNSLFAGVPQVIRPDGVYQSQTRFGMYRWHIPDPIRFKHHLKVTCQVLGWFDFANWDGDIKNRKYRPRQDDVSAVAFWYQTLPSVPFKLLQTRDELSTN from the coding sequence ATGTTTAATGGTTTAGGCAGTCTTTCTCATTTATCCAATGCAAGATCACGATCTATCACTCCTGAAAATTTTTCAGGAGAAGCAGGGAAGGGCGGCATGGCAACCACAGGGACGGGCGCTATTCCTTCTCGGGAGTTGGGTGTTGGCTGGAAAGTTTCTCCTTCGATAGATTTAAAAGCCGGTGAGACTTTCACACTTGCAGATATAAATAAACAGGGCATGATTCAACACATTTGGCTGACAAAACTGGCAGATGTGAAAGGCCGAGATTTAATATTGCGCATGTATTGGGACGATCAAGTTCACCCATCAGTTGAAGTACCATTAGGGGATTTTTTTTGTAATGGATGGGAACATTATGCTGAGGTAAATTCAATGCCTGTAGCCGTACTTCCCGGTAAGTCCTATAACTGTTTTTGGGAAATGCCTTTTCGTAGTCGAGCTAAAATAACATTAGAAAATCGTTCAACTTGCGACACACAAATTTATTATCAAGTTGATTATTCAGAAACTGAAATTGATAAACATTGTGCTTACTTTCATGCGTCATTTCAGCGACAAAATCCAACTGAGCCGAAAACTGACTTCACTATTGTAGATAATATAGAAGGGCAAGGACATTATATTGGAACATATATGGCTTGGGGTGTTAACTCGCCAGGTTGGTGGGGTGAAGGTGAAGTTAAATTTTATATCGACGATGACAAAACTTACCCTACCATTTGCGGTACGGGAACAGAAGACTACTTTTTAGGCTCTCATAATTATGATATAGGTGTCGCTGAGCCTGGAAAGGAAAGTGCTTACAGCCGTTATAATTCTCTTTTTGCAGGTGTCCCACAAGTTATCCGTCCAGACGGTGTTTACCAATCTCAAACACGATTTGGGATGTACCGTTGGCATATCCCAGATCCAATACGATTTAAGCATCATTTAAAGGTGACTTGCCAAGTATTAGGCTGGTTTGATTTTGCGAATTGGGATGGTGATATCAAAAACAGAAAATATCGACCTAGGCAGGATGATGTTTCCGCTGTTGCTTTTTGGTATCAAACTTTGCCTTCAGTTCCGTTTAAGTTACTTCAAACTCGGGATGAACTATCAACAAACTGA
- the grpE gene encoding nucleotide exchange factor GrpE, translating to MSNESIKTEEDQMEDVVAETVTEEASLIDELTQASFRVEELEQALSEASAKVDEQKDSVVRAAAEVDNIRRRAAQDVEKARKFALEKFINELLPVLDNMDHAVAGLNIDTEEGAMKALHEGVELTRKSLLSAVEKFGVKELSPQGDAFNPDQHQAIGMQPSPDFPANTVMMVMQKGYLLNDRLLRPAMVMVSQGGASVNTEA from the coding sequence ATGAGTAACGAATCAATCAAGACAGAAGAAGACCAGATGGAAGACGTTGTAGCAGAAACAGTTACTGAAGAAGCAAGCTTAATTGACGAATTAACACAAGCTAGCTTTCGGGTTGAAGAGCTTGAACAGGCTCTTTCAGAAGCCTCAGCTAAAGTTGATGAGCAAAAAGATTCGGTTGTTCGCGCTGCCGCTGAAGTCGATAATATTCGCCGTCGTGCAGCACAAGATGTCGAAAAAGCACGTAAGTTTGCACTCGAAAAGTTTATTAATGAACTACTTCCAGTATTAGATAATATGGATCATGCCGTTGCTGGTTTGAACATTGATACGGAAGAAGGTGCAATGAAAGCACTACATGAAGGTGTTGAATTAACACGTAAGAGCTTATTAAGTGCCGTAGAAAAATTTGGAGTGAAAGAATTGAGTCCACAAGGTGACGCTTTCAACCCAGATCAACATCAAGCCATCGGTATGCAGCCAAGTCCTGATTTTCCAGCTAATACAGTTATGATGGTGATGCAAAAAGGTTATTTATTGAATGACCGTTTATTACGCCCTGCCATGGTGATGGTGTCGCAAGGCGGTGCCAGTGTAAATACTGAAGCTTAA
- the nadK gene encoding NAD(+) kinase gives MKTKFQTVGLIGKPHHQDTNTTLKALNYWLREEGLDVVIEERVAKDIDTTATPVSLLELGRQCDLAIVVGGDGNMLGAARVLSRFDIGVIGVNRGNLGFLTDLDPENFESCLSKVLEGDFETEHRFLLEAEVHRHGKLKSSNTAVNETVLHPGKIAHMIEFEVYIDDKFMYSQRADGMIVSTPTGSTAYSLSAGGAILTPNLDALILVPMFPHTLSCRPIVVDANSTIKLLVSPDNGDNLEVSCDGHVHLAVLPGDEIIIRRSTDRLRLIHPDGHNYFHVLRNKLGWGSKLF, from the coding sequence ATGAAAACCAAATTTCAAACTGTCGGCCTTATCGGTAAGCCGCATCATCAAGATACAAATACTACTCTTAAAGCACTTAACTACTGGTTAAGAGAAGAAGGGTTAGACGTAGTAATTGAAGAGCGAGTTGCTAAAGATATTGATACAACAGCAACTCCAGTTAGCTTGCTTGAATTGGGGCGCCAATGCGACCTTGCTATTGTCGTTGGAGGTGACGGCAACATGCTAGGGGCGGCTAGAGTGTTATCTCGTTTCGATATCGGCGTGATCGGCGTAAATCGCGGCAACCTTGGTTTTCTTACGGATTTAGATCCCGAGAACTTCGAAAGTTGCTTAAGTAAAGTATTAGAAGGTGATTTTGAAACCGAGCATCGCTTTTTGCTAGAAGCAGAAGTACATCGTCACGGCAAACTCAAGTCAAGTAATACCGCTGTAAACGAAACCGTACTACACCCCGGTAAAATTGCCCACATGATTGAATTTGAAGTTTATATTGACGACAAATTCATGTATAGCCAACGCGCCGATGGCATGATTGTTTCAACACCCACAGGCTCTACTGCATATTCGCTTTCCGCTGGCGGCGCAATTTTAACCCCAAATCTTGATGCACTGATCCTTGTGCCAATGTTTCCACATACTCTATCTTGCCGACCGATTGTTGTAGATGCCAATAGCACGATAAAGTTGCTGGTTTCACCCGATAATGGCGATAACTTGGAAGTGAGCTGTGATGGTCATGTGCATTTAGCCGTTTTGCCCGGTGACGAAATCATCATTCGTCGCAGCACTGATAGGCTTCGCCTTATTCATCCTGATGGGCACAATTATTTTCATGTTCTTAGGAATAAACTTGGTTGGGGCAGTAAACTGTTTTGA
- a CDS encoding c-type cytochrome, giving the protein MKKLVLLALASALTMPAIAADIAAGKAKSGMCAACHGADGTSAIPMYPNLKGQHAQYLEKQLKAFKDGTRKDPVMGPMAMPLSDADMKNISAYYASLK; this is encoded by the coding sequence ATGAAAAAGTTAGTTTTGCTTGCGTTGGCTAGCGCTCTCACTATGCCAGCAATTGCTGCTGATATTGCAGCGGGTAAGGCGAAGTCTGGTATGTGTGCGGCATGTCATGGCGCAGACGGTACATCAGCGATCCCTATGTACCCTAACCTTAAAGGTCAACATGCCCAGTATCTTGAAAAGCAGTTGAAAGCATTTAAAGATGGTACTCGTAAAGATCCAGTCATGGGTCCAATGGCTATGCCTCTATCTGATGCTGATATGAAAAACATTTCAGCCTACTATGCAAGTTTGAAGTAA
- the nosR gene encoding transcriptional regulator NosR has product MAGLWLFSASSFALFVSPPKDPLPIIEQTFPEATTISDKEGELSLRTIYKGEEIIGYAFETNDIARIPAYSGEPVNMLVVIDPAGNYLTANVLEHHEPIILAGIPASKLDIFADQYKGLSVSDRLKVGGNKTQGTVAIDGLSGATVTVMVMNVAITKAATKAAIELGIIEPKSNVIQPLSTIKKEIFTKENWQTLVGDGSIRKLFLNRNTVDEAFIGTAAEHVDEATTTQKQDMFAEVFYTLADIPTIGRNLLGDAEYDYQVQKLKAGEHIVALLGNGYSFKGSGYVRGGIFDRIQVHQNEEAISFRDLDHQRLTDNYIDGAPSFKEMSLFRVQEHFEFDPGAPWQLELLVRRQTGPIDSLFTSFKGQYDPLEQYVDTPPAIIPEPELTLTQQVWKEKTPEVVVLLLLIGVLLLILFFQDILVQHPTFMHRLRHGFLIMTVVFIGWSWGGQLSIVNVFTFLQALMSNFSWDLFLLDPIIFVLWCAAAVTIILWGRAVYCGWLCPFGALQELVNVFGRWLKLPQLELPFAVHERLWAIKYLILLGLFGLSLESLATAEQFAEIEPFKTTFLLKFSREWPFIAWASLLIVINLVNRKTFCRYLCPLGAALSVGNGVRLFDWLKRRKECGQPCKTCAKECEIQAIYPNGEINMRECHYCLDCQVTYFDDEKCPPLKKMAYKKRKNEQQIPAVNVG; this is encoded by the coding sequence ATGGCTGGACTATGGTTATTCTCTGCCAGTAGTTTTGCCTTGTTCGTCAGCCCACCAAAAGACCCGCTTCCTATTATTGAACAGACATTCCCCGAAGCCACAACGATTAGTGATAAAGAAGGTGAACTGTCACTAAGAACTATTTACAAAGGCGAAGAAATCATTGGTTACGCCTTCGAAACTAATGATATTGCGAGAATTCCCGCTTATTCAGGCGAACCTGTCAACATGTTAGTGGTAATCGACCCCGCTGGTAATTACCTAACTGCAAATGTGCTAGAGCACCACGAACCAATTATTCTCGCAGGCATTCCAGCCAGTAAACTTGATATTTTTGCCGACCAATATAAAGGACTATCTGTTTCAGATCGTCTAAAAGTTGGTGGTAATAAAACTCAAGGTACTGTGGCTATTGACGGTTTATCTGGCGCAACTGTTACTGTAATGGTGATGAATGTTGCAATCACCAAAGCCGCCACTAAAGCCGCTATTGAACTTGGGATCATTGAGCCTAAATCAAACGTCATACAACCACTTTCAACCATCAAAAAAGAGATCTTCACAAAAGAAAACTGGCAAACACTGGTTGGTGATGGCTCTATCAGGAAACTGTTCTTAAATCGAAATACCGTCGATGAAGCTTTTATAGGCACTGCCGCAGAACATGTTGACGAAGCAACAACGACACAAAAGCAAGACATGTTCGCAGAGGTTTTTTATACCTTAGCTGACATTCCTACCATAGGTCGAAATTTACTTGGCGATGCAGAGTACGATTATCAAGTACAAAAGCTGAAAGCTGGCGAGCACATTGTTGCCCTTTTAGGCAATGGATATTCGTTCAAAGGCAGTGGCTATGTACGAGGTGGTATTTTTGATCGTATCCAAGTTCACCAAAATGAAGAAGCCATTTCGTTTCGCGATCTCGATCATCAACGACTTACTGACAATTACATTGATGGTGCGCCATCATTTAAAGAAATGTCACTGTTTCGAGTTCAAGAGCATTTTGAGTTTGATCCGGGTGCTCCGTGGCAATTGGAATTATTAGTTAGACGCCAAACAGGTCCAATTGATAGCTTATTTACCAGCTTTAAAGGTCAATATGATCCTCTAGAACAATATGTCGATACACCACCAGCCATTATTCCTGAGCCAGAGTTAACACTGACTCAACAAGTTTGGAAAGAAAAAACACCTGAGGTTGTAGTGTTATTGTTGCTCATTGGTGTGCTACTGCTGATCTTATTTTTCCAAGATATTTTGGTTCAACACCCTACTTTCATGCACCGCTTACGACATGGTTTTCTTATTATGACTGTCGTGTTTATTGGTTGGAGCTGGGGTGGACAGCTTTCTATCGTCAACGTATTTACCTTCTTACAAGCCTTAATGTCGAACTTTAGTTGGGACTTATTCCTGCTTGATCCCATTATATTCGTGCTCTGGTGCGCTGCTGCCGTCACTATCATTCTTTGGGGGCGGGCTGTGTATTGTGGCTGGTTATGCCCATTTGGCGCACTGCAAGAACTGGTTAATGTGTTTGGCCGTTGGCTGAAACTCCCTCAACTTGAATTACCATTTGCTGTTCATGAACGTTTATGGGCGATTAAGTATCTTATTCTACTTGGCTTATTTGGTTTATCGCTTGAATCACTCGCTACCGCTGAACAGTTTGCTGAAATCGAGCCTTTTAAAACAACTTTCTTATTAAAGTTTAGCCGCGAATGGCCCTTCATTGCATGGGCGTCCTTGTTGATTGTAATTAATCTAGTGAACCGCAAAACATTCTGTCGCTATTTATGTCCGCTTGGCGCTGCACTTTCTGTTGGCAATGGTGTGCGTTTATTTGATTGGTTAAAACGCCGCAAAGAATGCGGGCAACCTTGCAAGACTTGCGCTAAAGAATGCGAAATCCAAGCCATTTATCCGAATGGTGAAATCAATATGCGCGAGTGCCATTACTGTCTCGACTGCCAAGTCACTTATTTTGATGATGAAAAATGCCCTCCTTTGAAAAAGATGGCGTACAAAAAACGGAAAAACGAACAACAAATACCAGCAGTTAATGTTGGATAA